A part of Prosthecobacter sp. SYSU 5D2 genomic DNA contains:
- a CDS encoding HAD family hydrolase, with product MTIAIDFDGTWTADPGLWRLFAAACTHSGHRLIMVTGRSGRSEDMERYQLPHTMPIIYTGGAMKEKAALKAGYKVDIWIDDMPAMIQECAVIGQSKDSEL from the coding sequence ATGACCATCGCAATCGACTTTGACGGGACATGGACGGCTGACCCTGGCCTGTGGAGGCTGTTTGCTGCTGCGTGCACGCATAGCGGACACAGGCTTATCATGGTGACCGGCAGAAGTGGCAGAAGCGAAGACATGGAGCGCTACCAACTGCCGCACACCATGCCAATCATCTATACCGGCGGGGCTATGAAGGAAAAGGCCGCGCTAAAGGCGGGATACAAGGTGGACATCTGGATAGATGACATGCCCGCCATGATCCAGGAATGTGCAGTTATCGGACAATCAAAGGACTCAGAATTATGA
- a CDS encoding RusA family crossover junction endodeoxyribonuclease has protein sequence MNTLEFFAQGLPKGQPRVKAVRRGNHAGVYDPGTANDWKTSIKSAAKDALINPVFPIFAGPVRVDATFIFPRPNAHYRGKAQTLRLDAPVYHSSKPDRDNLDKALMDALKDMQVLKDDALAASGTITKIYASPGQAAGVRVHILSLQQTQ, from the coding sequence ATGAACACTTTAGAATTCTTCGCCCAAGGCCTGCCGAAAGGCCAGCCCCGCGTCAAAGCCGTTCGTCGCGGCAACCATGCAGGGGTCTATGATCCGGGCACGGCCAACGATTGGAAAACATCCATCAAGAGCGCGGCCAAGGATGCTCTGATAAACCCAGTGTTCCCTATTTTTGCGGGTCCTGTCCGTGTGGATGCGACCTTCATCTTTCCTCGGCCCAATGCCCACTACCGGGGAAAGGCGCAGACCTTGCGTTTGGATGCCCCGGTATATCACAGCTCCAAGCCGGACCGGGACAACCTGGACAAGGCTCTCATGGACGCACTGAAAGACATGCAAGTGCTCAAAGACGACGCACTCGCCGCATCAGGCACCATCACAAAAATTTACGCCTCGCCGGGTCAGGCTGCCGGGGTCCGCGTGCACATCCTCAGCCTGCAACAAACACAATAA
- a CDS encoding PD-(D/E)XK nuclease-like domain-containing protein → MNWEGFTDSTLAIPGTPIPGLWGYRRMSAEEYHAFPAVNASLLKRRTPAEMFAQLTAPHKDTDALTLGTLVHMVTLEPEVSWSDRFALADIPINKKTGAPYGTDTKKAAAAWELAKKENPGKIIVTEDSLRSHMEECRDLRDALLANPDAMQELEGAQFEVSGILWHEEWGCWIKWRLDILPRGGRRLGDVKTSSRHPMEFSRDCWQYGYFIQAVWYAHCHETLLARHRMQVEVTKFSFVIMSKADDKKQPRPPMVRVADLPLVPGIHNGVDKARQYLGIPQGLSRVDMFVSCAREYIEAGKPTDFASIRRCFPAFEQEAGEKGGRYVLAD, encoded by the coding sequence ATGAACTGGGAAGGATTCACAGATTCCACCCTGGCCATTCCAGGAACGCCTATTCCTGGCCTGTGGGGATACCGCCGCATGAGTGCGGAGGAATACCATGCCTTTCCGGCAGTGAACGCCTCCCTGCTCAAGAGACGCACGCCGGCAGAGATGTTTGCCCAGCTCACCGCGCCTCACAAGGATACCGATGCTTTGACCTTGGGAACCCTGGTGCACATGGTGACCTTGGAGCCTGAGGTGTCATGGTCGGACCGGTTCGCCCTGGCTGACATTCCCATCAATAAAAAGACCGGTGCGCCTTATGGCACGGACACAAAGAAGGCTGCTGCAGCCTGGGAGCTGGCGAAGAAAGAGAACCCTGGGAAAATCATTGTGACCGAGGATTCTCTGCGCAGTCACATGGAGGAATGCCGGGACCTGCGGGACGCTCTGCTGGCCAATCCTGATGCCATGCAGGAACTGGAAGGGGCTCAGTTCGAAGTGTCCGGCATCCTTTGGCATGAGGAATGGGGGTGCTGGATCAAATGGCGCCTGGACATCCTCCCGCGTGGTGGCCGTCGCCTCGGTGACGTGAAGACGAGCAGCCGCCATCCCATGGAATTCAGCCGCGATTGCTGGCAATACGGCTACTTCATTCAGGCGGTCTGGTATGCCCACTGCCATGAGACGCTTTTGGCCCGCCACCGCATGCAGGTGGAGGTAACGAAGTTTTCCTTCGTCATCATGTCAAAGGCGGATGACAAAAAGCAGCCGCGTCCGCCCATGGTCCGGGTGGCAGACCTGCCGCTGGTGCCAGGCATCCACAACGGAGTGGACAAGGCCCGGCAATACCTGGGCATCCCTCAGGGCCTCAGCCGCGTGGACATGTTCGTGTCTTGCGCACGGGAATACATCGAGGCGGGCAAGCCAACGGACTTCGCCAGCATCCGCCGATGCTTCCCGGCTTTCGAGCAAGAGGCCGGGGAAAAAGGAGGGCGGTATGTCCTCGCAGATTGA
- a CDS encoding ERF family protein produces the protein MSKITLLSAIAAVRAKGLVAVKTARNTGINSDYASYADVWAILRPALDEQCLSVGFLIGSCRREEAAWVQTLTMEISTADELRSFAFEFCFPEGNRGVNLSQRQGMAQTYARRYALVSFFHIITGDDDDAQRLGMSGAETSPAMQPKSGAQFGDFCYAPALGIGHEETQGTWSNLADPNGDGSQMLGDHSEVSLGKMCFQDSEHIGLKAWLAERVSGFAMERHLTTYEQVRNSYPHPQLLPATADELTGDQLRNLSQTLKPAKK, from the coding sequence ATGTCAAAAATCACCCTCCTTTCTGCCATCGCAGCCGTCCGAGCCAAGGGCTTGGTCGCTGTCAAGACGGCCCGTAACACGGGCATCAACAGCGATTACGCTTCCTATGCTGACGTGTGGGCCATTCTTCGGCCTGCTCTTGATGAACAATGCCTATCAGTGGGGTTCCTGATCGGTTCCTGCCGCCGGGAAGAGGCCGCCTGGGTCCAGACTCTCACGATGGAGATTTCCACGGCTGATGAGCTGCGGTCATTCGCCTTCGAGTTCTGTTTTCCAGAGGGCAATCGGGGAGTCAACCTTTCCCAGCGGCAGGGCATGGCACAGACCTATGCACGCCGGTATGCGCTGGTGTCATTCTTCCACATCATCACGGGCGATGATGACGATGCACAGCGCCTGGGGATGAGTGGCGCTGAAACCTCACCTGCCATGCAGCCGAAGTCCGGCGCGCAGTTCGGTGACTTCTGTTATGCGCCTGCCCTTGGCATTGGCCATGAGGAAACCCAGGGGACATGGAGCAATCTCGCTGATCCAAACGGCGACGGCTCGCAGATGCTTGGCGATCATTCCGAGGTCAGCCTTGGAAAGATGTGCTTCCAGGATTCTGAGCACATCGGCCTGAAAGCCTGGCTGGCTGAACGGGTGTCAGGCTTCGCAATGGAGCGCCACCTTACCACCTATGAGCAGGTGCGGAACTCGTATCCGCATCCGCAGCTGCTGCCAGCCACAGCCGATGAGCTCACCGGGGACCAGCTCCGCAACCTGAGTCAAACCCTCAAGCCTGCCAAGAAATGA
- a CDS encoding SOS response-associated peptidase → MCGRYGFSNRSVKVLASHLRIEYALDLEARINHAPTMMGPVAVGHHDGAPEIKRMRWGLSAPWTKAPLINAKSETVLTKRTFRDAVETRRCLVVADYFYEWQAGTKLKQPWEFRLAGGEPMIMAGIWQPGRVEGELVECYSILTTEANETLKRCHDRMPVILEADEWGHWLDPAADIEELQTLWVPWAGPMEARPVTTALNKVSYQGEEIEATPTNTDERPQVEQSELKL, encoded by the coding sequence ATGTGCGGCAGATACGGATTCTCAAACAGGTCAGTGAAGGTGCTGGCATCGCATCTGCGCATTGAATATGCGCTGGATCTTGAGGCGCGAATTAATCACGCGCCCACCATGATGGGGCCGGTGGCCGTAGGGCATCATGACGGAGCTCCTGAAATCAAGAGAATGCGTTGGGGTCTCTCCGCCCCCTGGACGAAAGCCCCGCTGATCAATGCCAAGTCGGAAACCGTGCTGACCAAAAGGACATTCCGGGATGCGGTAGAAACACGGCGCTGCCTAGTGGTGGCAGATTACTTTTACGAATGGCAGGCCGGGACAAAGCTAAAGCAGCCCTGGGAATTTCGGCTTGCCGGTGGCGAGCCTATGATAATGGCAGGCATCTGGCAGCCGGGGCGGGTTGAAGGTGAGCTGGTGGAGTGTTATTCCATCCTGACGACGGAGGCGAACGAGACGCTAAAGCGGTGCCATGACCGTATGCCGGTGATCCTGGAAGCTGACGAATGGGGCCACTGGCTAGATCCTGCTGCTGACATTGAGGAGCTTCAAACGCTGTGGGTTCCGTGGGCAGGACCGATGGAGGCCCGGCCTGTCACCACGGCCCTGAACAAGGTGAGCTATCAGGGGGAGGAGATAGAAGCCACGCCGACAAACACGGACGAAAGGCCGCAAGTGGAACAATCAGAGCTGAAGTTGTAG